In the Bacteroidia bacterium genome, AAAAATTGTCCCGTATATGGTTTGTTGCAACTAAATTGTACTTGTATAGTTAGAAATAATTTTGCAAGTTTGCTTGCATGGACATTAGCTTAATTTCAGACAAAAAAGCCAAAGGGCATCAAGCTTATTTGATAGATAAAGAACTTGGACATTCTTTTATATCTTCATATAAAGGATTAGACGCAGAGAGTTTCACTTCGGGTACAAGGTATATTTTAGGGGAGAGCATTACTATTTTACATCACCTTGGCGAACACCACGAAGTGTCTTTAGAAAAAATTCGCAAGGGTGTGCATGAATTAGTCAGTACAGCTAATACTCTGCGTATCTCTGAACTTAACATTCATATACATGACTCTTTTGACAACATTTCTATTGAGGACTTAGTAACCGCAGTAGCCGAAACTAGTCTTTTATCTAACTATCAATTCAACAAGTATCTTTCTAAACCTACACTCAATTCTCTCAAAAAAATAAACATTTGCGTAGATAAGGAGAATAAAAATCTCAAAAATGCGGTTAAAAGGGGGCAAATTATAGGTCAAAGTACGTGTATAGCTCGGGATTTAGTCAATGAACCTGTTATTACATTAACCGCAACAGAATTAGCGAATACTGCCCAAAATTTAGGCAAAAAATATGGCTTCAAAGTGGAAGTTTTGGATAAAAAGAAGATAGAGTCTCTCAAAATGGGGGGATTATTAGCGGTTAATGCAGGAAGTGAATTACCTCCTACTTTTTCTATATTAGAATACAAACCTAATAAGCACAGAAACTCAAAACCGATTGTATTAGTAGGTAAAGGGATTGTGTATGATACAGGGGGATTGAGTCTCAAACCTACCGAAGGGGGCATGGATACTATGAAATGTGATATGGCAGGTGCAGCAGCGGTAATAGGTACATTCTGTGCAATTGCTCAAATGGGAATGGATATACACATTATTGGACTAATTCCTGCTACAGACAATAGACCAGGTAAAAACGCATACACGCCTGGGGATATAATTAGAATGTATGATGGTACTTTTGTAGAAGTTTTGAATACCGATGCAGAAGGGCGCTTAATTCTTGCTGACGCGCTTCATTTTGCAAAGCAGTATGAACCTGAGTTAGTAATTGATTTAGCAACTTTGACAGGGGCAGCTGTGGTTGCTGTCGGAGATATTGGTATTGCTATGATGAGTACAGCATCAGAAGAGAT is a window encoding:
- a CDS encoding leucyl aminopeptidase → MDISLISDKKAKGHQAYLIDKELGHSFISSYKGLDAESFTSGTRYILGESITILHHLGEHHEVSLEKIRKGVHELVSTANTLRISELNIHIHDSFDNISIEDLVTAVAETSLLSNYQFNKYLSKPTLNSLKKINICVDKENKNLKNAVKRGQIIGQSTCIARDLVNEPVITLTATELANTAQNLGKKYGFKVEVLDKKKIESLKMGGLLAVNAGSELPPTFSILEYKPNKHRNSKPIVLVGKGIVYDTGGLSLKPTEGGMDTMKCDMAGAAAVIGTFCAIAQMGMDIHIIGLIPATDNRPGKNAYTPGDIIRMYDGTFVEVLNTDAEGRLILADALHFAKQYEPELVIDLATLTGAAVVAVGDIGIAMMSTASEEIKSAIKKAGDKVYERLVEFPLWEEYAELLKSTVADMKNIGGRSAGAITAAKFLQHFTKYPWIHLDIAGPAFLQNAQSYKGRGGTGVGVRLLVEFLSHYSKQ